From Ammoniphilus oxalaticus:
TATGGTTCGTTTGCGCCGCGCGAATTAAAGCGGGAGCAATATGGAAGAGAGGGTACGACATTGAGTGATAAGCAAGTAGCGCAACCAGATCATACGGCAGTAAGGGTGGCTTTGTGGCGCGCGATGCACCTACAAGTGGATTCGCCGCCCTATGTATTTGAAGACAATATCGGACTGGAATTGATTGCGCCGAAAGAAGATTGGCGTCAACGCCCAGATATGGATCCAGTGGGTACCAGTGGTTTTCGAGCATCTATCGTGGCCCGCGCGCGTTTTGTTGAGGATATCGTTTTAGAGCGGCTCGCTCAAGGGATTACGCAATATGTTATCCTTGGGGCGGGATTGGACACTTTTGCTCAAAGGAGACCAGAGCTTTCCTCGAAGTTGAAAATCTTTGAAGTGGATGCTCCAAGCACGCAAGCATGGAAAAAGCAACGCCTTATGGAATTGGGTTTTGGAGTACCTGACTCGTTACACTTTGCCCCCGTTGATTTCGAAAAGGGCGCGTCTTGGTGGGAGCAGCTAACAAGCGTCGGCTTTGACACAAATAAGCCCGCTGTGCTTGCAGCCACAGGGGTCACGCAGTACCTTACACACGATGCGATTGTTTCGATGTTGCGTCGGACGGCGCAGCTTGCCCCAGGCTCCACATTGGCTATGACATTTCTACTGCCGTTAGAGCAGACCGACTCTGAAATCCGATCCGAAGTGGAGGAGGCCAAGCAAGGAGCGCGCGCGAGCGGCACACCTTTTATTAGCTTTTTCACACCTTCAGAAATGACAGCGTTGGCGCGTGAGCTCCGGTTCCGCGACGTTTGCCATGTATCTGCCGCAGATTTAAACGAACGCTATTTTAGCGACCGAACAGACAATCTACGGTTGCCGAGCGGGGAGGAATTTTTACTTGCGATGACATAGCGTTGATCATAGAAGGATTTAACCGCTCAGGGCGCACCGCTTTGGCGCTTCACCTAGCTAAGGGGGCTAGGCCCCCTCAAAACGAGTAACCGAATGCATCGGGTAGTTAGTAATAGTCTGCTATTTTTTTTCATTTGTAAATAATAAAAGCTGAGTGATGAGAGCTAGAATGGGTAATTCCAATAATGGTCCTATAACGAGTGTTAAAGCGATTAAGGGTTGATTTGGAAAAGCGGTCATAGCAATGGCTAAGGCAATGGGCGAATTTCTTGCTAAGATCGTTAAATTCAGACTGGCTCTGTCCTTGTATGGGAACTTCATAAACTGTCCGACCTTTTGTCCGACAACAAAATTAATAATGAAAAATAAAAGGATCGGGACGGTGATTTGCCACATTAGATCTAAGTGATCTAGCAATAGTTGACCTTGAGTAGCAAACATAGCAACGATGGCGAGACTAAGCAAAACAATCGGTAACATGCTGAGATGAGAGATGAGATAATCCCTAAACTGTTGCTTGTTTCTCAAGACGATTTTTGTAAGAAAAGCTAAAATGAAAGGTAAGAATAAAGTAATTAAAATACTTTTGATCAGCAATGAAAATTCTATAACCCCTGTCGTTCCTCCGAAAACAAGAAGATAAATAGGCAACAAAGTGACTTGCAAGACGAGGTTTAGAGGTAAAATAGCTGTTGCTAATGCCACATTTCCTTTGGCTATTCCTGTGAAAATTAAGTACCAATCCGTACATGGTGTAACCATCAGCATCATAAATCCAAGATAGAGCGCAGGATTGTCACTTAAAAATAATAATGCAAGAAGCCACGCTAACACGGGGGTCCAAACAAAGTTAATGATCGCTGCAGTGTACGTAAACTTCATGTTTTTAAAAGCCTTTTTTATTTCTTCGATTGGAATCTGTAAGAAGGTAATATACAGCATAGCTACTAATAGTGGGACAATGAAATTATCCGCATTCGCTCGTATTAGTTCTACTTGTCCTATACTTATCCCCATCATTACGGCTACGAAAATAATAAGGGTGTATAGCTTTTCGAATAATCCCATTGATGCAATCACACCTGACGATAACAATTTAAACACATATCATCTTATCATTCCTTAGAACGGATAAAAAGGTGTTGGCTAGTGGAAAGTAAGCTCTAAACTAGCAAGGCGAATGAACGAAATTGAGGAAATAGTGTAGCTCGTTTCCCGCCTTGACATAAATATCTATTAACTATATATTAAATATAGCTTTAATAGATGCACTAGGGGTGTTATTTAACTGAGATGAGTTTGAACTCAAACCCTTTGAACCTGAACTATTTGAAACTAGCGTAGGAAAGTGTAACTTCTAATACATACTTAAAGAGTGGTCAGTCTTATTCTTAATATGTAGTTATTTTTTTACGCAATTTTCCTATGGGGAGGTTGTGTATTTTTTATTTTATCGATCATTTTGTTTATTGAGTTTCATCAAAAAAGTAAAAATAGAGGAGTGGGTACGATGAGTAGGACGGTTCTCGTAACAGGTGGAAGCAGAGGTTTAGGGGCGGCGATTGTAAAGACATTGGCGGATCAAGGATTTAATGTAGTGATCAATTATTATCAAAGCAAAGAGGCTGCTGAAAAGCTTGCTTCCGAAATTGGCTCAGAAAAAGCGGTTGCTATTCAGGCCGATGTAACCAATCGCGCGGAAGTAGATCGTCTCATAAAACAGGGAACGGAACATTTTGGCCAGATCGATGTTGTCGTTAACAATGCGTTGGTAGATTTCAAATTTGATCCAACGGAACAGAAGCCTTTTCCAGAACTTTCCTGGGAAGACTACCAAAAACAAATTGATGGCACGTTAAAAGCGGCATTTAATATCGCTCAAAGTGTAATCCCTCAATTTATTGATCGAAAAAATGGAGGCATCATCAGCATAGGTACTAACTTATATCAAAATCCTGTTGTGCCTTATCATGAGTATACGACGGCTAAAGCTGGACTGATCGGATTCACGCGTAATATCGCTGTTGAGTTGGGCCAATATGGGATCCGAGCGAATGTCGTTTCAGGCGGATTATTAAAAACGACGGACGCCAGCGCGGTGACCACGCCAGAA
This genomic window contains:
- a CDS encoding arsenic resistance protein; its protein translation is MGLFEKLYTLIIFVAVMMGISIGQVELIRANADNFIVPLLVAMLYITFLQIPIEEIKKAFKNMKFTYTAAIINFVWTPVLAWLLALLFLSDNPALYLGFMMLMVTPCTDWYLIFTGIAKGNVALATAILPLNLVLQVTLLPIYLLVFGGTTGVIEFSLLIKSILITLFLPFILAFLTKIVLRNKQQFRDYLISHLSMLPIVLLSLAIVAMFATQGQLLLDHLDLMWQITVPILLFFIINFVVGQKVGQFMKFPYKDRASLNLTILARNSPIALAIAMTAFPNQPLIALTLVIGPLLELPILALITQLLLFTNEKK
- a CDS encoding class I SAM-dependent methyltransferase, which gives rise to MSDKQVAQPDHTAVRVALWRAMHLQVDSPPYVFEDNIGLELIAPKEDWRQRPDMDPVGTSGFRASIVARARFVEDIVLERLAQGITQYVILGAGLDTFAQRRPELSSKLKIFEVDAPSTQAWKKQRLMELGFGVPDSLHFAPVDFEKGASWWEQLTSVGFDTNKPAVLAATGVTQYLTHDAIVSMLRRTAQLAPGSTLAMTFLLPLEQTDSEIRSEVEEAKQGARASGTPFISFFTPSEMTALARELRFRDVCHVSAADLNERYFSDRTDNLRLPSGEEFLLAMT
- a CDS encoding 3-oxoacyl-ACP reductase; its protein translation is MSRTVLVTGGSRGLGAAIVKTLADQGFNVVINYYQSKEAAEKLASEIGSEKAVAIQADVTNRAEVDRLIKQGTEHFGQIDVVVNNALVDFKFDPTEQKPFPELSWEDYQKQIDGTLKAAFNIAQSVIPQFIDRKNGGIISIGTNLYQNPVVPYHEYTTAKAGLIGFTRNIAVELGQYGIRANVVSGGLLKTTDASAVTTPEVFDLIAQSTPLRKVTTPQDVANMVAYLASENADGVTGQNITVDGGLTMN